A DNA window from Myxococcus xanthus contains the following coding sequences:
- the moaC gene encoding cyclic pyranopterin monophosphate synthase MoaC — protein sequence MKMVDVGEKPKTGRVAVATALLRMLPDTRERILAGKVEKGDVLAAARLAGIMAAKRTPDFVPLCHPIALSGVEVTLAPEDAGLRVRVQVKTVDRTGVEMEALTAACAAALTVYDMCKSVDRGMVLDAVQLEHKSGGRSGTWQREEATPVEAAAPRRRTRAKKAR from the coding sequence ATGAAGATGGTGGACGTGGGGGAGAAGCCGAAGACGGGCCGCGTGGCCGTGGCCACCGCGCTGCTGCGGATGTTGCCCGACACGCGCGAGCGCATCCTGGCGGGGAAGGTGGAGAAGGGGGATGTGCTGGCTGCGGCGAGGCTCGCCGGCATCATGGCCGCCAAGCGCACGCCGGACTTCGTTCCGCTCTGTCACCCCATCGCGCTCTCGGGCGTGGAGGTGACGCTGGCGCCGGAGGACGCGGGGCTTCGGGTCCGCGTGCAGGTGAAGACGGTGGACCGCACCGGCGTGGAGATGGAGGCCCTCACCGCGGCCTGCGCGGCGGCGCTGACCGTCTATGACATGTGCAAGAGCGTGGACCGCGGCATGGTGCTGGACGCGGTGCAGTTGGAGCACAAGTCGGGCGGGCGCTCCGGCACATGGCAGCGCGAGGAGGCCACGCCGGTTGAGGCGGCTGCGCCGCGGCGCCGGACGCGCGCGAAGAAGGCCCGCTGA
- a CDS encoding trans-sulfuration enzyme family protein: protein MSSKQKTVAVHAGTRLAGSKAVPVSPPIYPAAVNWFDSSDDLDSALDGKDYAYARISAPNTTLLEEAVAALEGAEDCVAYASGMAALRSVFEAQGFRAGDKLVMPADGYGVTRALYKSLCATLGVELHAFLMTDPEVPERIRALKPRMVLAESISNPLLRVPDLRVLARACQDVGATFVVDGTFPSPVGQRALALGADYAVQSTSKWLNGHSDALGGTVSASRERMAPLRAARVLAGDVLGPFEAWLTLRGLRTLPVRMKAHVEHAAHVARRLMESPLLERVIYPGLTSHPDHATAQELLLGGGPMVAFEIKGAGRPESMRFLEALKVGRPGPSLGDVCTLVMHAASASARRFTPEEREAAGIRENLIRVSVGLEDPDDIVDDLLAAVAQGVRR, encoded by the coding sequence ATGAGCTCGAAGCAGAAGACGGTGGCGGTGCACGCCGGGACGCGGCTGGCTGGAAGCAAGGCAGTGCCGGTGTCGCCGCCCATCTACCCGGCGGCGGTGAACTGGTTCGACAGCAGCGATGACCTGGACAGCGCCCTGGACGGGAAGGACTACGCCTACGCCCGAATCAGCGCGCCCAACACCACGTTGCTGGAGGAGGCGGTGGCCGCGCTGGAAGGCGCCGAGGACTGTGTGGCCTATGCCAGCGGCATGGCCGCGCTGCGCTCCGTCTTCGAGGCCCAGGGCTTCCGGGCCGGTGACAAGCTGGTGATGCCGGCGGATGGCTACGGCGTCACGCGCGCGCTGTACAAGAGTCTGTGCGCCACGCTGGGCGTGGAGCTGCATGCGTTCCTGATGACGGACCCCGAGGTGCCCGAGCGCATCCGAGCGCTGAAGCCGCGCATGGTGCTGGCGGAGAGTATCTCCAATCCGCTGCTGCGCGTGCCCGACCTGCGCGTGCTGGCGCGGGCCTGCCAGGACGTGGGCGCGACGTTCGTGGTGGATGGCACCTTCCCGTCGCCCGTGGGACAGCGCGCGTTGGCGCTGGGCGCGGACTACGCGGTGCAGTCCACCAGCAAGTGGCTCAACGGGCACAGCGACGCGCTGGGCGGCACGGTGAGCGCCTCGCGTGAGCGGATGGCGCCACTGCGCGCCGCGCGGGTGCTGGCGGGGGACGTGCTGGGGCCCTTCGAGGCGTGGCTCACCCTGCGCGGCCTGCGCACGCTGCCGGTGCGCATGAAGGCGCATGTCGAGCACGCGGCGCATGTGGCGCGGCGCCTCATGGAGTCGCCCCTGTTGGAGCGGGTCATCTACCCGGGGCTGACTTCGCACCCGGACCACGCCACCGCGCAGGAGCTACTGCTGGGCGGCGGCCCCATGGTGGCCTTTGAAATCAAGGGCGCGGGGCGGCCGGAGAGCATGCGCTTCCTGGAGGCGTTGAAGGTGGGGCGGCCCGGTCCTTCACTGGGGGATGTGTGCACGTTGGTGATGCACGCGGCCAGCGCCAGCGCGCGCCGGTTCACACCGGAGGAGCGGGAGGCCGCGGGCATCCGGGAGAATCTCATCCGCGTCTCCGTGGGGTTGGAGGACCCAGACGACATCGTGGATGACCTGCTCGCCGCGGTGGCCCAGGGGGTGCGCCGATGA
- the trxB gene encoding thioredoxin-disulfide reductase, translating to MAEEKINKVTIIGSGPAGYTAAIYAARANLQPVVFAGGPTLEHPQRVPGGQLMVTTDVENYPGFPEAITGPELMDRFQKQAERFGTTIHMENVVKVDFSQRPFLIQGESVSCRSETVIISTGATAKWLGVKGEDTYKNRGVSACATCDGAFFKKQDVLVVGGGDTAMEEATYLAKIVNHVTLIHRRDTLRASKVMQERARQNPKISFMWDSAVEEVLGDAKGMNGAVVRNLKTGDSQQVKATGLFVAIGHTPNTELFQGVLETHQGGYLKTVPGSTRTNIEGVFACGDVQDHYYRQAITAAGTGCMAAIDAERWLIEHGE from the coding sequence GTGGCGGAGGAGAAGATCAACAAGGTGACCATCATCGGCTCGGGGCCCGCGGGCTACACCGCGGCCATCTACGCCGCGCGCGCCAACCTGCAGCCGGTGGTGTTCGCCGGGGGCCCCACCCTGGAGCACCCGCAGCGGGTGCCGGGCGGCCAGCTCATGGTGACCACCGACGTGGAGAACTACCCGGGCTTTCCGGAGGCCATCACCGGCCCGGAGCTGATGGATCGCTTCCAGAAGCAGGCAGAGCGTTTCGGCACCACCATCCACATGGAGAACGTGGTGAAGGTGGACTTCTCCCAGCGCCCCTTCCTCATCCAGGGGGAGAGCGTCAGCTGCCGCTCGGAGACGGTCATCATCTCCACCGGCGCTACCGCCAAGTGGCTGGGCGTCAAGGGCGAGGACACCTACAAGAACCGCGGCGTCTCCGCGTGCGCCACCTGCGACGGTGCCTTCTTCAAGAAGCAGGACGTGCTGGTGGTGGGCGGCGGTGACACGGCGATGGAGGAGGCGACGTACCTGGCGAAAATCGTCAACCACGTCACCCTCATCCACCGCCGCGACACGCTGCGCGCCTCCAAGGTGATGCAGGAGCGCGCCCGCCAGAATCCGAAAATCTCCTTCATGTGGGACTCCGCGGTGGAGGAGGTCCTCGGCGACGCGAAGGGGATGAATGGCGCGGTGGTGCGCAACCTGAAGACGGGTGACAGCCAGCAGGTGAAGGCGACCGGCCTGTTCGTGGCCATTGGCCACACGCCCAACACGGAGCTGTTCCAGGGCGTGCTGGAGACGCACCAGGGCGGCTACCTCAAGACGGTGCCGGGCTCCACGCGCACCAACATCGAGGGCGTGTTCGCCTGCGGTGACGTGCAGGACCACTACTACCGCCAGGCCATCACCGCGGCGGGCACGGGCTGCATGGCCGCCATCGACGCGGAGCGCTGGCTCATCGAGCACGGCGAGTAG
- a CDS encoding Crp/Fnr family transcriptional regulator: protein MDAAVLKKVALFEGLTQGQLAKVAQIGHSRTYPAGAFLFREGETGQEMFVIAEGKVRISKSVPGIGEEALAILEPGQYFGEMAVIEDSPRSADAIAHVSCSVWVIERSRLDQLMFTDKDLAYVLLWTFVRTLSERLRETNEKIKGFFALSRF, encoded by the coding sequence ATGGATGCCGCAGTCCTCAAGAAGGTTGCGCTGTTCGAGGGTTTGACCCAGGGACAGCTCGCCAAGGTCGCCCAGATTGGCCACTCCCGGACCTACCCGGCGGGCGCCTTTCTGTTCCGTGAGGGGGAAACCGGCCAGGAGATGTTCGTAATCGCCGAGGGCAAGGTCCGCATCTCCAAGTCCGTGCCCGGCATCGGCGAGGAGGCGCTCGCCATCCTGGAGCCCGGCCAGTATTTCGGTGAGATGGCGGTCATCGAGGATTCGCCGCGCTCAGCGGACGCCATCGCCCACGTGAGCTGCTCCGTCTGGGTCATCGAGCGCTCCCGGCTGGACCAGCTGATGTTCACCGACAAAGACCTGGCGTACGTGCTGCTCTGGACCTTCGTCCGCACGCTGAGCGAACGGCTCCGCGAGACGAACGAGAAGATCAAGGGCTTCTTCGCCCTCTCCCGCTTCTGA
- the radC gene encoding RadC family protein, with amino-acid sequence MEQAAAGAAWAGEGSVRARGVGGAEESRERLFRLGAAALTDPELLCVVWSSGPRAPGAWAVAGALLSEGGGLKGLVQQEPLALSLRPGVGPVRAAQALAALELGRRSQRARERRPRLRTPKEIAAYLAPVLGALRREVFHVLCFNARNVLVHDARVAEGTMNTCPVDPREVFAAALTSRATSIVLAHNHPSGDPEPSVQDLGLTRHLVAGAQLLNIKVLDHVVMGDGGYVSMLERGLMPDEAQEKRRAWSANGGGG; translated from the coding sequence ATGGAGCAGGCGGCGGCGGGAGCGGCGTGGGCGGGCGAAGGGTCGGTGAGGGCGCGAGGGGTGGGAGGCGCGGAGGAGTCGCGGGAGCGCCTCTTCCGGTTGGGGGCGGCGGCACTCACCGACCCGGAGCTGTTGTGCGTGGTGTGGAGCTCCGGGCCTCGCGCGCCTGGAGCGTGGGCGGTGGCGGGGGCCCTGCTGTCGGAGGGCGGTGGGCTGAAGGGACTGGTGCAGCAGGAGCCCCTGGCGCTGAGTCTGCGGCCCGGCGTGGGGCCTGTCCGGGCGGCGCAGGCACTGGCCGCGCTGGAGCTGGGCCGCCGCTCGCAGCGTGCCCGGGAGCGCAGGCCCAGGCTGCGCACGCCGAAGGAGATTGCGGCGTACCTGGCACCGGTGCTGGGGGCGCTGCGGCGCGAGGTGTTCCACGTCTTGTGCTTCAACGCGCGCAACGTGCTGGTGCATGACGCACGCGTGGCGGAGGGCACCATGAACACCTGCCCGGTGGACCCGCGGGAGGTGTTCGCCGCGGCGCTCACCTCGCGCGCCACGTCCATCGTGCTGGCACACAACCACCCTTCGGGAGACCCGGAGCCCAGCGTCCAGGACCTGGGCCTGACGCGGCATCTGGTCGCGGGGGCGCAACTGCTCAACATCAAGGTGCTGGACCACGTGGTGATGGGAGACGGCGGCTACGTGTCGATGCTGGAACGCGGGCTGATGCCGGACGAAGCACAGGAGAAACGGCGGGCGTGGAGCGCGAATGGAGGCGGCGGATGA
- a CDS encoding DUF3006 domain-containing protein, which produces MVSMVGLWGAVQVELLEDVRAQVVRLDTGQACTVERASLPKGAREGDVVVDGRLEPGQTEARRQDVARMRTRLAVPVPPGLDL; this is translated from the coding sequence ATGGTGAGCATGGTGGGGCTGTGGGGAGCGGTGCAGGTGGAGCTGCTGGAGGACGTCCGGGCGCAAGTGGTGCGGCTGGACACCGGACAGGCATGCACGGTGGAGCGCGCGTCGCTGCCCAAGGGCGCGCGCGAGGGTGACGTCGTGGTGGATGGCCGGCTGGAGCCAGGGCAAACGGAGGCGCGGCGGCAGGACGTCGCGCGGATGCGAACGCGGCTGGCTGTTCCGGTTCCACCAGGGCTCGACCTGTGA
- a CDS encoding RecQ family ATP-dependent DNA helicase, giving the protein MMNMRAMPVALPYLEEAQQGLVRHFGLSQFRPGQDQVISSVLSGRNTVVVMPTGAGKSLCYQLPATLLPGLTLVVSPLIALMKDQVEQLTARGIPATFINSSLSDLERAERMRKLRAHEYKLLYVAPERFRSQSFLETVSALGVDLLAVDEAHCISQWGHDFRPDYALLGQVRKRLRPPRTVALTATATPEVRADIVRVLLMKDPQEFAMGFDRPNLFLGKQEVGGDADRHEACARLASAGGSGIVYCSTRRAAEGIFSELHGRGVKAVLYHAGMDDDARRRAQDTFMSAKEAVAVATNAFGMGIDKPDIRFVGHANIPRAVEAYYQEIGRAGRDGQAARAVLLFNHSDVFTQERLIQSSHPAEAIFGDVWNVLQSVEEFERGVHALAGTVNASEFEVSAALRILEREGKVERGGRGEGEHGITLLEKAASAQPHSPDAQRLLKSLLETFPVGRQVTTELPILARRIGLSVDEVRHALGLLEKAHVAKVRRPFAGRSIRALERVPFRELGLDLSRVREQERQNLALLRRMTEYAYTDRDKKCRRSAILRYFGQRDTHTSCGNCDVCAPEKMPTLLAHGPAASRARGTSSAAAPVVTNYSELASTELRRWRKELAKDLGVAPFIIFNDATLLGLSAALPVDREGFLAVKGTGESRWERFGPKVVEICLMARAAGHEPQAVPDAAVRARKPTIRRRS; this is encoded by the coding sequence ATGATGAACATGCGCGCGATGCCGGTGGCCCTGCCCTACCTCGAGGAAGCACAGCAGGGGCTGGTCCGCCACTTCGGCCTGTCCCAGTTCCGGCCGGGGCAGGACCAGGTCATCTCCTCCGTCTTGAGCGGCCGCAACACGGTGGTGGTGATGCCCACCGGCGCGGGCAAGAGCCTGTGTTACCAGTTGCCCGCCACGCTGCTGCCGGGGCTGACACTGGTGGTGTCGCCGCTGATTGCCCTGATGAAGGACCAGGTGGAGCAGCTCACCGCGCGCGGCATCCCGGCGACCTTCATCAACTCATCGCTGTCCGACCTGGAGCGCGCGGAGCGGATGCGCAAGCTGCGCGCGCATGAGTACAAGCTGCTCTACGTGGCGCCCGAGCGCTTCCGCAGCCAGAGCTTCCTGGAGACGGTGTCCGCGCTGGGCGTGGACCTGCTCGCCGTGGACGAAGCGCACTGCATCTCCCAGTGGGGGCACGACTTCAGGCCGGACTACGCGCTGCTCGGACAGGTGCGAAAGCGGCTGCGTCCGCCGCGCACGGTGGCGCTCACCGCCACGGCCACGCCGGAGGTCCGCGCGGACATCGTGCGTGTGCTGCTGATGAAGGACCCGCAGGAATTCGCCATGGGCTTCGACCGCCCCAACCTCTTCCTGGGCAAGCAGGAGGTGGGCGGCGACGCGGACCGGCACGAGGCCTGCGCACGACTGGCGTCCGCGGGCGGGAGCGGCATCGTGTACTGCTCCACGCGGCGCGCGGCAGAGGGCATCTTCTCCGAACTGCATGGGCGCGGAGTGAAGGCGGTGCTGTACCACGCGGGCATGGACGATGACGCCCGTCGCCGCGCCCAGGACACCTTCATGTCCGCGAAGGAAGCGGTGGCGGTGGCCACCAACGCCTTCGGCATGGGCATCGACAAGCCGGACATCCGCTTCGTCGGCCACGCCAACATCCCGCGGGCGGTGGAGGCGTACTACCAGGAGATTGGCCGCGCGGGCCGCGACGGACAGGCCGCGCGCGCGGTGCTCCTCTTCAACCACTCGGATGTCTTCACCCAGGAGCGGCTCATCCAGAGCAGCCACCCGGCCGAGGCCATCTTCGGGGACGTGTGGAACGTGCTCCAGTCGGTGGAGGAATTCGAGAGAGGCGTGCACGCGCTCGCGGGCACGGTGAACGCCAGCGAGTTCGAGGTCTCCGCGGCGCTGCGCATCCTCGAACGCGAGGGAAAGGTGGAGCGCGGTGGCCGAGGCGAGGGCGAGCACGGCATCACCCTGCTGGAGAAGGCCGCCTCGGCGCAGCCGCACTCGCCGGACGCACAGCGGCTGCTCAAGTCCTTGCTGGAGACATTCCCCGTGGGCCGGCAGGTCACCACGGAGCTGCCCATCCTCGCGCGCCGCATCGGTCTGTCGGTGGACGAGGTCCGCCACGCGCTGGGCTTGTTGGAGAAGGCCCACGTGGCCAAGGTACGGCGCCCCTTCGCCGGCCGCTCCATTCGCGCGCTGGAGCGGGTGCCCTTCCGCGAGCTGGGGCTCGACCTGAGCCGCGTGCGGGAGCAGGAGCGGCAGAACCTGGCGCTGCTGCGCCGGATGACCGAGTACGCCTATACGGACCGGGACAAGAAGTGCCGGCGCTCGGCCATCCTCCGCTACTTCGGCCAACGCGACACCCACACGTCGTGCGGCAACTGCGACGTGTGCGCGCCGGAGAAGATGCCCACGCTGCTGGCCCACGGGCCGGCCGCGTCTCGCGCCCGAGGCACGAGCTCCGCGGCGGCGCCGGTGGTGACGAACTACAGCGAGCTGGCCTCCACGGAGCTACGGCGCTGGCGCAAGGAGCTGGCGAAGGACCTGGGCGTTGCCCCCTTCATCATCTTCAACGACGCCACGCTGCTGGGCCTGTCCGCGGCGCTACCGGTGGACCGGGAGGGCTTCCTCGCGGTGAAGGGCACCGGGGAGAGCCGCTGGGAGCGCTTTGGCCCCAAGGTGGTGGAAATCTGCCTGATGGCGCGCGCCGCGGGCCACGAGCCCCAAGCCGTACCAGACGCCGCGGTGCGCGCGCGCAAGCCCACGATTCGTCGCCGGAGCTGA
- a CDS encoding tetratricopeptide repeat protein, which produces MAKSMVERYEQLLRQDPTSSVFVELAKALLEKGDAARAIEVCGQGISHHPASVVGRVLWGKALIKQGRPAEAMDQFEQAISIEKDNPYAYNLIGEVLLQHRLYRSALPILRKALALQPNDGRVKQWLEQTEQAFAGGPAPVFANLMGLEKPSSDEDASSEEASKDEASSPTVAPMAAARLRAAALGDAAKLKPASAGAAPEGDAKVAARADVASEASAKDAGQGRTNADADGNARAGTDIGAAEQGGAVVPSGDAAPDGADGGRDASASLGLLNRPVPVSSVLGAELPSLDLGLGDDDGAPPRGEDEAASEAQAPSEDSALEQRADAEQDSGAVADPPTQQVSIAEEPAAASEPEASGDVDEPQAGAAPAEDAGASGAGGLLGDLPPPASAAPRPVVASTPATPRGSGGKRSLLEDIPDAAPAPAATAAKATARKPDTEALTAEYEKELRAKLAREAAKTSFIARHGVKVAGAVVGVVVLAIVVFSFVNIRARQGGQTLSETLARAEDLIIQDTGASLDAALAQLENARDMDESSSRAWALTAWAHALRYVDHGQASEDRRQALEALERPGVKDAAPAQVLVTNVLVADERGRALARSALLGSQQDSTEVHALAGSLLLEAKDEKQALERFDRALRASGANVRALVALGDYYKASEDFPQAIEMYERARKKSPEHPSARIGQAEARLALYQDLEAALTDVARLAEDPKLPSSLKARQQLVHGELLSAQGKHSEARALLSKGTQGPLAFEFQLALGAASRAAGTLDAAQAAYEAALKLRPKSEEAREGLGRALLDRDRERDVLTHLEADGGRKVALVRGAAYARLGDWKKARAELARTRVNDRYPPEAVSWLALADAAEGNGAQARELLEKALHAAKRPRNDMRLALGQLYWRERAYDKAQALFEEAQKDPRDYEAACSLGRLMLSRGLPDMALKPLTQAVERNGAHGEARDALGRTLLALGRTQDALKQFEAWQLENPGSAAAHKGFALALFHSGRRKDAEGAVQRSVKLASDDAEAHKLRAAILFGAGDARGGFSALERANKLDPKDAGTFCEIALAFMRQGNSGNAEAAFAAARREGPDDTCGRVGELYAQLPGGGRGAARTLEDLAARAPTVWDKAFARATMARALLGAGAVKDARTAADEAVRLAPFDGRAQLALGMVALRQKQEDVARAALEKAVELEPADGLARLALADALVREPGALPRAVESYEAFLKLAGGSNEAARVKKALPSLKKKAAR; this is translated from the coding sequence ATGGCCAAGTCGATGGTGGAGCGTTACGAGCAGCTCCTCCGGCAGGACCCCACCTCTTCCGTTTTCGTCGAACTCGCCAAGGCCCTGCTGGAAAAGGGGGATGCCGCGCGTGCCATCGAGGTCTGCGGGCAAGGCATTTCCCACCACCCAGCATCCGTCGTCGGGCGCGTGCTGTGGGGCAAAGCCCTCATCAAGCAGGGGCGGCCCGCGGAGGCGATGGACCAGTTCGAGCAGGCCATCTCCATCGAGAAGGACAACCCCTACGCCTACAACCTGATTGGCGAGGTGCTGCTCCAGCACCGGTTGTACCGGTCCGCGCTCCCCATTCTTCGCAAGGCCCTGGCGCTGCAGCCGAACGATGGCCGCGTGAAGCAGTGGCTGGAGCAGACAGAGCAGGCGTTCGCGGGTGGCCCGGCTCCTGTGTTCGCGAACCTGATGGGGCTGGAGAAGCCCTCGTCGGATGAGGACGCGTCGTCGGAGGAGGCGTCGAAGGACGAGGCTTCGAGCCCCACGGTGGCGCCCATGGCCGCTGCCCGGCTGCGCGCCGCCGCGCTGGGTGACGCGGCGAAGCTGAAGCCCGCGAGCGCCGGTGCGGCGCCGGAGGGAGACGCCAAGGTTGCGGCGCGCGCGGATGTGGCATCCGAAGCCTCCGCGAAGGACGCGGGGCAGGGGCGCACGAACGCGGACGCGGACGGGAACGCTCGGGCGGGCACGGACATTGGCGCGGCGGAGCAGGGCGGGGCGGTGGTCCCTTCAGGTGACGCGGCTCCGGACGGTGCTGATGGGGGCCGTGACGCGAGCGCCTCGCTGGGCCTGTTGAACCGGCCGGTGCCGGTGTCGTCCGTCCTGGGAGCGGAGCTTCCGAGCCTGGACCTGGGGCTGGGTGATGACGATGGCGCCCCTCCGCGTGGCGAGGACGAAGCGGCTTCCGAGGCCCAAGCGCCCTCGGAGGACTCCGCGCTCGAGCAGCGCGCTGACGCAGAGCAGGACTCCGGCGCTGTCGCGGACCCGCCGACGCAGCAGGTGTCCATCGCGGAGGAGCCCGCCGCGGCCTCGGAGCCCGAGGCGAGCGGTGACGTGGATGAACCGCAGGCCGGGGCCGCTCCGGCCGAGGACGCCGGGGCCTCTGGCGCGGGCGGTCTCCTGGGCGACCTTCCTCCTCCCGCGTCGGCGGCGCCGAGGCCCGTCGTGGCGAGCACGCCCGCGACGCCGCGAGGCTCCGGGGGCAAGCGCTCCTTGCTGGAGGACATCCCGGACGCGGCGCCCGCACCCGCGGCCACCGCCGCGAAGGCCACTGCGCGCAAGCCGGACACCGAAGCGCTCACCGCCGAGTACGAGAAGGAGCTGCGGGCGAAGCTGGCGCGTGAGGCGGCGAAGACGTCGTTCATCGCCCGGCATGGCGTGAAGGTCGCTGGGGCCGTGGTCGGCGTGGTGGTGCTGGCCATCGTCGTCTTCAGCTTCGTCAACATCCGCGCGCGCCAGGGCGGACAGACGCTGAGCGAGACGCTGGCCCGGGCCGAGGACCTCATCATCCAGGACACTGGGGCCTCGCTGGATGCCGCGCTGGCGCAGCTCGAGAATGCGCGCGACATGGACGAAAGCAGCAGCCGGGCCTGGGCGCTGACGGCCTGGGCGCACGCGCTGCGCTACGTGGACCATGGGCAGGCTTCCGAGGACCGACGCCAGGCGCTGGAAGCACTGGAGCGGCCGGGCGTGAAGGACGCGGCCCCCGCGCAGGTGCTGGTCACCAACGTGCTGGTGGCGGACGAGCGCGGACGTGCCCTGGCGCGGAGCGCGCTGCTGGGCTCGCAGCAGGACAGCACCGAGGTCCATGCGCTCGCCGGCAGCCTGCTGCTGGAGGCGAAGGACGAGAAGCAGGCGCTCGAACGCTTTGACCGCGCGCTTCGTGCCTCGGGCGCCAACGTCCGCGCGCTGGTGGCCCTGGGGGATTACTACAAGGCTTCCGAGGACTTTCCGCAGGCCATCGAGATGTACGAGCGCGCGCGCAAGAAATCCCCCGAGCACCCCTCGGCCCGCATCGGCCAGGCGGAGGCTCGGCTCGCACTGTACCAGGACCTGGAGGCCGCGCTGACGGACGTGGCGCGGCTCGCGGAGGACCCGAAGCTTCCTTCGTCGCTGAAGGCGCGCCAGCAACTGGTGCATGGCGAGCTGCTGTCCGCGCAGGGCAAGCATTCCGAGGCCCGCGCGCTGCTCTCCAAGGGGACCCAGGGCCCCCTGGCCTTCGAGTTCCAACTCGCGCTCGGCGCCGCCAGTCGTGCGGCCGGGACGCTGGATGCGGCGCAGGCCGCCTACGAGGCCGCGCTCAAGCTTCGGCCCAAGAGCGAAGAGGCCCGCGAAGGGCTGGGCCGCGCGCTGCTGGACCGCGACCGGGAGCGCGACGTCCTCACCCACCTGGAGGCCGACGGGGGCCGCAAGGTGGCCCTGGTGCGTGGCGCCGCGTATGCGCGCCTGGGAGACTGGAAGAAGGCCCGTGCGGAGCTGGCGCGCACGCGTGTGAATGACCGGTATCCCCCGGAGGCCGTCTCCTGGCTGGCCCTGGCGGACGCCGCCGAGGGCAACGGCGCCCAGGCGCGGGAGCTGCTGGAGAAGGCCCTGCACGCGGCGAAGCGGCCTCGCAACGACATGCGGCTGGCGCTGGGGCAGCTCTACTGGCGCGAGCGGGCCTACGACAAGGCGCAGGCCCTGTTCGAGGAGGCCCAGAAGGACCCGCGTGACTATGAGGCCGCGTGCTCGCTGGGGCGGTTGATGTTGTCGCGTGGGCTGCCGGACATGGCCCTCAAGCCGCTGACGCAGGCGGTGGAGCGCAACGGCGCGCATGGCGAGGCCCGTGACGCGCTGGGGCGCACGCTGCTGGCCCTGGGGCGGACGCAGGACGCGCTCAAGCAGTTCGAGGCGTGGCAGTTGGAGAACCCGGGGAGCGCGGCCGCGCACAAGGGCTTCGCACTGGCGCTGTTCCACTCTGGCCGCCGCAAGGACGCGGAGGGCGCGGTGCAACGCTCGGTGAAGCTGGCGTCGGATGATGCCGAAGCGCACAAGCTTCGCGCGGCCATCCTCTTCGGCGCGGGAGACGCGCGGGGCGGCTTCTCCGCACTGGAGCGCGCCAACAAGCTGGACCCGAAGGACGCGGGCACGTTCTGTGAGATTGCCCTCGCCTTCATGCGCCAGGGCAACAGCGGCAACGCGGAGGCGGCCTTCGCCGCGGCCCGACGGGAAGGGCCCGATGACACCTGCGGCCGGGTGGGAGAGCTGTACGCGCAGTTGCCGGGTGGTGGGCGTGGCGCCGCTCGGACGCTCGAGGACCTGGCGGCCAGGGCACCGACTGTCTGGGACAAGGCCTTCGCTCGGGCCACCATGGCGCGCGCGCTGCTGGGGGCGGGGGCCGTGAAGGATGCCCGTACCGCGGCGGACGAGGCCGTGCGTCTGGCGCCTTTCGATGGGCGCGCCCAGCTTGCACTGGGAATGGTGGCGCTCAGGCAGAAGCAGGAGGACGTGGCCCGGGCCGCGTTGGAGAAGGCCGTGGAGCTGGAGCCTGCGGACGGCCTGGCGCGTCTTGCGCTCGCGGATGCGTTGGTGCGCGAGCCCGGTGCACTGCCGCGAGCCGTGGAGTCCTACGAGGCGTTCCTGAAGCTGGCCGGTGGCTCGAATGAGGCCGCGCGGGTGAAGAAGGCCCTGCCCAGCCTGAAGAAGAAGGCGGCGAGGTAG